The Halobaculum magnesiiphilum genome contains the following window.
CGCCCACGCGGAGGGCGTCGAGGTGTCGAGTTCGATCGCGTACGGCTTCTCGACGAAGCGCAAGACTACCCACCCCGGATCGGTCATCCTCGACACCGCCGAGGACATCGACGCCGACTTCATCGTCATCCCGCGCGAGCCGCTCACCGGCGAGCCCGGCGAGGTGCTGGAGAAGGCCGCCGAGTACGTGCTGCTGTACGCGAGTCAGCCCGTGTTGTCGGTGTGACCTGATCGACGCGAGAGAACGGGCGCTACACCCGGAAGCGACGCGCGGGCGCCTACGCCGGATCCGCCAACACGGCCGTCATCTCCAGCTCGAACGACTCGGCGTCGCTCGTCTCGAAGCCGACCTTCTTGTAGAGGCCGACCGCGGCGCGGTTCCACCGCTCGACGGTGAGCCACACCTTGT
Protein-coding sequences here:
- a CDS encoding universal stress protein, whose product is MSLTVERVLVPVDGSDESLTAVEYAVAVAERYDAQVHAVYVLGEEVVRAIEEEMVDQSEIAEDTEAFTDTVRDLAHAEGVEVSSSIAYGFSTKRKTTHPGSVILDTAEDIDADFIVIPREPLTGEPGEVLEKAAEYVLLYASQPVLSV